One stretch of Sphingomonas rosea DNA includes these proteins:
- a CDS encoding glycine zipper 2TM domain-containing protein, with product MFKKFLFAASAASLVAIPGAASAQYYPGYGGGYNGQSYYGGNRCSGTTGTVVGGVAGAVIGSQIAKGRGGYDYYGNRRGGSGTTGAIIGGAVGALLGRKVDKDSCKSRNYGYNGYGYNNVYGGNYGNYGYRRY from the coding sequence ATGTTCAAGAAGTTTCTCTTCGCCGCCTCGGCCGCTTCGCTGGTCGCCATCCCGGGCGCCGCGAGCGCGCAATATTACCCCGGCTACGGCGGCGGCTATAACGGCCAGAGCTATTACGGCGGCAATCGCTGTTCGGGCACGACCGGTACCGTCGTCGGCGGTGTCGCCGGTGCGGTGATCGGCAGCCAGATCGCCAAGGGTCGCGGTGGCTACGATTACTACGGCAATCGCCGTGGCGGCAGCGGCACCACCGGCGCGATCATCGGCGGTGCGGTCGGCGCTCTCCTCGGCCGCAAGGTCGACAAGGACAGCTGCAAGAGCCGCAACTACGGCTACAACGGCTACGGCTACAACAACGTCTATGGCGGCAACTACGGTAACTACGGCTACCGCCGCTACTAA